One part of the Bacteroidia bacterium genome encodes these proteins:
- a CDS encoding c-type cytochrome, with the protein MYKRYLSVFLGLIFLFACKSSLKGPITSPQSKNIYRVFPSQQQEGGDAQRGLDYISYGDAVGNGVPLDIFNRFFGKSQDTVLNREGDNSHLPYFFTAFESSSKEMLVSGNCFTCHAGELNGKVVLGLGNSLGDFTRNMKPPFDIIAWMIKRKYGKDSEVWKNYEEQHKWYQQVLPAIVMPKLGINPAFRIEEASLAFRNPDDLSFKEEANYSIPELAIGTDVPPLWHVKKKNALYFNGSGRGDFTKLLMQVSVLGIHDSTAAREVQQNFKDVLAWLESLEAPKYPGEIDQELALQGKQLFIDNCEKCHGTYGKRPYYPNKIIPIHEVKTDSIYAQYAMNSEIFDWYNESWFGKSADPAQLIPSYGYMAPPLDGIWATAPYLHNGSVPNLESLLESSKRPTYWSRSFKSTDYDLEAVGWKFSVENNGQGKKTYDTSMLGYGNYGHTFGDEFSPKERKAVIEYLKSL; encoded by the coding sequence ATGTATAAAAGATATCTGTCCGTATTCCTGGGCCTGATTTTCCTATTTGCCTGTAAAAGCAGTCTCAAAGGCCCTATAACAAGTCCTCAAAGTAAAAATATATATCGAGTATTCCCTTCTCAACAGCAAGAAGGAGGAGATGCCCAAAGAGGATTGGACTATATAAGTTATGGAGATGCTGTCGGAAATGGAGTACCCCTGGATATCTTCAATCGATTTTTCGGCAAAAGCCAGGATACCGTTTTGAATCGAGAAGGCGATAATTCTCATTTGCCCTATTTCTTTACCGCCTTTGAAAGCAGTAGTAAAGAAATGCTGGTGAGTGGAAATTGCTTTACCTGTCATGCCGGAGAACTCAATGGAAAGGTAGTCCTGGGTTTGGGGAACAGCCTTGGAGATTTTACCCGAAATATGAAGCCACCTTTTGATATTATTGCCTGGATGATCAAGCGGAAATATGGGAAGGATTCGGAAGTCTGGAAAAATTATGAGGAGCAGCATAAATGGTATCAGCAAGTATTGCCCGCCATTGTAATGCCTAAACTAGGAATCAATCCTGCTTTTCGCATAGAAGAAGCTTCTCTCGCTTTTAGAAATCCCGATGACCTGAGTTTTAAAGAAGAGGCTAACTATAGCATACCGGAGCTTGCCATTGGGACGGATGTTCCTCCTCTTTGGCATGTAAAAAAGAAAAATGCTCTCTACTTCAATGGAAGTGGACGAGGGGATTTCACCAAATTGCTGATGCAGGTTTCCGTCCTGGGTATTCATGATAGTACAGCGGCCCGGGAAGTACAGCAGAACTTTAAAGACGTACTGGCCTGGCTAGAATCATTGGAGGCTCCCAAATATCCGGGAGAAATTGACCAGGAACTTGCCCTCCAGGGCAAACAGTTGTTCATAGACAATTGCGAAAAGTGTCATGGGACCTATGGCAAACGCCCTTACTATCCCAATAAGATCATCCCTATCCATGAGGTAAAAACTGATTCCATCTACGCTCAATATGCCATGAACTCTGAGATATTTGACTGGTATAATGAAAGTTGGTTTGGGAAATCAGCCGATCCCGCTCAGTTGATTCCTTCTTATGGATACATGGCTCCTCCCCTAGACGGAATCTGGGCTACTGCTCCCTACCTTCATAATGGATCTGTCCCCAATCTGGAAAGCCTCCTGGAAAGTTCCAAAAGGCCAACCTATTGGTCTCGGAGTTTTAAGTCAACAGATTATGATTTGGAAGCAGTTGGGTGGAAGTTTTCGGTCGAAAACAATGGTCAGGGCAAGAAAACCTATGATACCAGCATGCTTGGCTATGGAAATTATGGCCATACCTTTGGGGATGAATTTAGTCCAAAAGAAAGAAAGGCTGTAATTGAATACCTGAAAAGCTTGTAA
- a CDS encoding YdeI/OmpD-associated family protein, with amino-acid sequence MIHRFQAEMLTDPKYKNSAYVEIPFDVYEVFGERNLAKVKATFDGIPYRGSLAKMGSPCHILIIRKDIRAQINKDVGDFIEVTVEKDLEERIVEVPEELQKLLDDNPKAKEFYDGLAYTYRKEYARWISSAKREATKLSRLEKTLDKLLNGVKAP; translated from the coding sequence ATGATCCATCGCTTTCAAGCCGAAATGCTCACTGATCCCAAGTATAAGAACTCTGCTTATGTGGAGATCCCTTTTGATGTATATGAAGTTTTTGGGGAAAGAAACCTGGCTAAGGTGAAAGCTACTTTTGATGGGATTCCCTATCGAGGGTCTTTGGCGAAGATGGGAAGTCCCTGTCATATCCTGATTATTCGCAAAGATATCCGCGCGCAGATCAATAAGGATGTTGGGGATTTTATTGAGGTAACGGTTGAGAAGGATTTAGAAGAAAGGATCGTGGAGGTGCCCGAAGAGTTGCAGAAGTTGCTGGATGACAATCCTAAGGCGAAGGAGTTCTACGATGGTCTGGCTTACACCTATCGCAAGGAATATGCTCGCTGGATAAGCTCCGCCAAACGGGAAGCCACGAAGCTGTCCCGTTTGGAGAAGACTTTGGATAAATTATTGAATGGCGTGAAGGCTCCCTAG
- a CDS encoding tail fiber domain-containing protein — MNRSLLLLCLLLLGFAELYSQAPQGINYQAVVRGNTGNLQINQTLGVRFSIEDGNNTVYQELHNTTSNGFGLIELVIGRGTPLSGTFNGVPWSQGPYFLKVEIDDGTGFQNLGTTELVSVPFALYAETASSVENITLTDLDDVTNQAPLVGQVLKWDGSSWIPQDDLQEDGDIDSANEIQNLSISGNIITLNNGGGSVTLPPLNLTVGPGLDFSGGVLTNSGDTDASDDITIGTVAGGDLGGTYPDPTVTALQGQTISNTPPAANQVLAFVNGQWEAADDNSLFGAAAGGDLSGTYPDPTVSGIQGNSVANTAPASGQVLKWNGSQWAPADDNSGSSVWTLNGTNAYYNSGDVGIGTTDPEGSFEVRQNSSLSDPHILLHENGNDYARMRFQNNNGSNYWSIAAYIASNNRNDRLNFWNGTSGDVMTITGDGEVGIGVGISPKVAFHVGNQRRILFGTDTLGNGDKLMFLPDLHAFRVGTVATGAASTYWNRDSIGLYSFASGLNTRAQGFGATAMGRDTEATNSYAFASGFFTNADGQYSTAMGFNTDAFALGSTALGYSTDAEANYSFAAGYFAEAQAIYSIAIGNAVRAQSFASMAVGRYNIGGGSATSWVSSDPIFEIGIGTGPSSRANAVTVRKNGNVGIGTTVPLDRLHVNGRVRLQTVEYFEDGGTSEIAVRGDVRPSADNTYDVGTSTFRYDDVFATSGVVNTSDMRDKENILPIPYGLDEVMKLNPVIYNWKEGPDSEAKLGLLAQDLIPILKEVVKTHNYEVSEEDESLTKVKLDRLGVYYSDIIPVLIKATQEQQDIIKKQQELIEQMEIRLQKLENKE; from the coding sequence ATGAACAGAAGTCTACTTTTGCTTTGCTTACTATTACTTGGATTTGCAGAGCTCTATTCACAAGCTCCTCAGGGGATTAACTATCAGGCAGTAGTACGGGGTAATACAGGAAACCTACAAATCAATCAAACACTGGGCGTAAGATTTAGCATTGAAGATGGTAACAATACTGTGTACCAGGAACTTCATAATACTACCAGTAATGGTTTTGGCCTAATTGAACTGGTGATTGGAAGAGGAACTCCTTTATCCGGAACCTTCAATGGCGTTCCCTGGTCCCAGGGTCCGTATTTTCTCAAAGTCGAGATTGATGATGGGACAGGTTTCCAAAATCTGGGGACTACAGAATTGGTCAGTGTTCCTTTTGCGCTTTATGCAGAAACAGCCTCAAGTGTCGAAAATATAACCCTTACAGATTTAGATGATGTTACCAATCAGGCACCTTTAGTTGGGCAGGTTTTGAAATGGGATGGCTCTTCCTGGATTCCTCAGGATGATCTTCAGGAGGATGGAGATATCGACTCAGCAAATGAGATTCAAAATCTATCTATAAGCGGAAACATCATCACCCTGAATAATGGAGGAGGAAGTGTTACGCTACCACCCTTGAACTTAACCGTAGGTCCGGGTTTGGATTTTAGCGGAGGGGTATTAACAAATAGCGGGGATACAGATGCTTCTGATGACATTACGATCGGTACCGTAGCCGGGGGTGATCTCGGAGGAACTTATCCGGATCCTACTGTTACTGCTTTACAGGGACAAACAATTTCCAACACACCGCCTGCTGCAAATCAGGTCCTGGCTTTTGTCAATGGACAATGGGAAGCTGCGGATGATAATTCCTTATTCGGAGCAGCGGCTGGAGGAGATTTAAGTGGAACCTATCCAGACCCTACTGTTTCGGGTATACAGGGAAATAGCGTTGCGAATACTGCTCCAGCATCCGGACAGGTCCTAAAATGGAACGGATCTCAATGGGCCCCTGCAGACGATAATTCAGGCTCTAGTGTCTGGACGCTAAACGGGACTAATGCATATTATAATTCGGGAGATGTAGGAATAGGCACCACTGATCCGGAAGGCAGTTTCGAAGTAAGACAAAATAGCTCTCTTTCCGATCCTCATATCCTGCTCCATGAAAACGGAAATGATTATGCAAGGATGCGATTTCAAAATAATAATGGAAGCAATTATTGGTCGATTGCTGCATATATAGCTTCGAATAATAGAAATGATCGCCTGAATTTTTGGAACGGAACCTCTGGCGATGTTATGACCATCACTGGAGATGGTGAGGTAGGCATAGGAGTAGGCATTTCACCCAAAGTTGCTTTTCATGTAGGTAATCAACGTCGGATACTTTTTGGAACGGACACTTTGGGAAATGGAGACAAACTCATGTTCTTACCCGATCTCCATGCATTCCGGGTAGGTACAGTTGCTACAGGAGCAGCTTCTACTTACTGGAACCGCGATAGTATAGGTCTGTATTCTTTTGCTTCCGGATTAAATACTCGTGCACAGGGATTTGGTGCTACCGCTATGGGAAGGGATACAGAAGCTACCAATAGTTATGCATTTGCATCAGGCTTCTTTACCAATGCTGATGGACAATACTCTACAGCGATGGGATTTAATACTGATGCCTTTGCGCTCGGATCTACCGCTTTAGGATATAGTACAGATGCAGAAGCTAACTATTCATTTGCCGCCGGTTATTTTGCAGAGGCACAAGCAATCTATTCTATTGCAATTGGAAATGCCGTACGTGCTCAATCTTTTGCTTCCATGGCAGTAGGACGCTACAATATTGGAGGAGGAAGTGCTACGAGTTGGGTTTCTAGTGATCCCATTTTTGAGATAGGAATAGGGACCGGACCTAGTTCAAGAGCAAATGCAGTTACCGTCCGTAAAAATGGAAATGTAGGAATAGGTACTACGGTTCCTCTGGATCGCCTACATGTAAATGGTCGGGTCCGCTTACAAACAGTAGAATATTTTGAAGATGGAGGGACCAGCGAAATCGCTGTCAGAGGGGATGTAAGACCCTCTGCAGATAATACCTATGATGTCGGTACTTCTACTTTTAGGTATGATGATGTATTTGCTACGAGTGGAGTGGTCAATACTTCAGATATGAGGGATAAGGAAAATATCCTGCCTATTCCATATGGATTGGATGAAGTCATGAAACTCAATCCGGTAATCTATAATTGGAAAGAGGGACCTGATAGCGAAGCTAAACTGGGACTCCTCGCCCAGGATTTAATACCTATTCTAAAAGAGGTGGTAAAAACCCACAACTATGAAGTGAGTGAAGAGGATGAGAGTTTGACCAAAGTAAAACTGGATCGATTGGGAGTCTACTATTCGGACATCATTCCAGTACTTATAAAAGCTACCCAGGAGCAGCAGGATATTATAAAAAAACAACAAGAGTTGATTGAGCAAATGGAGATTAGGCTTCAAAAGCTGGAGAACAAAGAATGA
- a CDS encoding PKD domain-containing protein, with amino-acid sequence MKLTRKLPIVVSALLLFVLLIPFQSLQAQIPSCATDEATDILIKQNPAFQKKQKKADTDTYEQMKLKWPSLRNRAKSNACGNDNEEVYTIPVVVHVMHLPSDSIAGMGSNLSDAIIQAGIDHLNEAFRDQGDFAGGPFHSNASSFGIQSSDVKIEFTLAKRDPNGNSTDGINRISTDYSNLAYAADGPTGFSSQDAYIKSLSYWNSSDYANVWLVNEICKYEPDSICGVAGYAYLAGAHGASYDGIVNEARYWGSSYHASKVHIHEFGHYLNLYHTFNDPDGGGSKSPCENGDCLNDGDYVCDTPPDNSSSAVNCNSNGTANSCTTDTDDSSSNNPFTTDVDDMYENYMDYGYQSCQNTFTPGQKERMRLALTTTRSSLLTSTGAIPVSSVDAEIADIISPGSSSGCESFTPAVSLKNQGSSSITSAQLAVFLDDVYDHSFTWNGSISAGATETINLSSLTAGVGSHNIKIYLQNVNGVSGDGYAQNDTSSICFEIYTPGSSFPYCQDFESISEAPANWSEENISGSNLWSTFTAGTGCSADLGSTAYYLDNWNSYYPGTGTSLDLFLNSMDLSNLQDAKLYYTRSYKASYSNRQLSMEIAISTDCGQSYSTIQSLNNSQLATSSGFEYFLGWEPTACDDWTTDSLDLSAYVGGNVMIRFRANIQAYYAQNLYLDNVCVKGTATASCNGLELSIGSTDETCNNANGSATVQVADGTAPYTYNWNSQPAQTGATATALAAGNYQVIVEDNIGCKDTAQVVISNTGSLPTAGFNFFSSDLDMTISNTSSSSTNMSFSWHFGDGNSSTDTNPNHTYAGPGTYTVCLLATNDCGTDTLCRDITLNCPKPDAGYTYSANELQVSFQEGSIRSTSFSWDFGDGNTSTDADPNHSYALPGTYTVCLVAISICGTDTFCQDITVSCPGPEADFSYQATNLEVSFSDLSVEAESISWHFGDGSTSTLTNPVHRYDSVGSYEVCLIVSNLCGNDTICQTVEVDCPLPTAAFGYDASQLNVIFLNQSSFSTSYIWDFGDGNTSNLPRPFHSFELPGTYNVCQTVFNDCGQDSICQTVVVSCPGPQAAFSYDLNGLSLTLFNNSSSNAEYNWDFGDGNTSKDFEPLHTFDSIGIYMVSLETSTICGADTSSLEIEVSSATSISPEQLLGVSVYPNPSQGIFFLEIEEVKADRLEIQVNDIRGRVVLDKAVDSFSSKTKEQIDLSGNPEGIYFLNVQAGKKRFVQKISLRK; translated from the coding sequence ATGAAGCTCACAAGAAAACTCCCCATAGTTGTCAGCGCTCTCTTACTCTTTGTCTTATTGATTCCGTTCCAGTCCCTTCAGGCACAGATTCCGTCTTGTGCAACTGATGAGGCCACTGATATTCTGATTAAACAGAATCCTGCCTTCCAGAAAAAGCAGAAAAAAGCAGATACCGATACCTATGAGCAAATGAAGCTTAAATGGCCTTCTCTCAGGAATAGAGCCAAAAGTAATGCTTGTGGGAACGATAATGAAGAAGTATATACTATACCGGTAGTCGTCCATGTGATGCATCTGCCTTCAGATAGTATAGCCGGTATGGGTTCCAATCTCAGTGATGCAATAATTCAGGCAGGCATAGACCATCTGAATGAGGCATTTCGAGACCAGGGTGATTTTGCCGGAGGGCCTTTTCATTCAAACGCCAGTAGTTTTGGTATACAGAGTTCGGATGTTAAGATTGAATTCACTTTGGCAAAAAGAGACCCAAATGGTAATAGCACCGATGGTATAAATCGTATTTCAACCGATTATTCTAACCTCGCATATGCGGCTGATGGTCCTACGGGATTTTCCAGTCAGGATGCATATATCAAGAGTCTTTCCTATTGGAATTCCAGCGACTATGCCAATGTCTGGCTCGTAAATGAAATTTGTAAATACGAACCCGACTCTATTTGCGGAGTAGCGGGATACGCTTATCTGGCTGGAGCACATGGAGCCAGCTATGATGGGATCGTAAATGAAGCCAGATACTGGGGTTCGTCCTATCACGCCAGCAAAGTTCACATTCATGAATTTGGCCACTACCTCAACCTCTATCATACCTTTAATGATCCGGATGGAGGAGGAAGCAAAAGCCCCTGTGAAAACGGAGATTGTCTCAATGATGGAGACTATGTATGCGATACCCCTCCGGACAACTCTTCATCAGCAGTCAATTGCAATAGCAATGGTACAGCAAACAGTTGTACTACAGATACAGATGATAGCAGCAGCAATAATCCCTTTACGACGGATGTCGATGACATGTATGAGAATTACATGGATTATGGCTATCAAAGCTGTCAAAACACCTTTACACCTGGGCAAAAAGAAAGAATGCGCCTGGCCCTTACTACTACCAGGAGTTCTTTGCTCACTTCTACCGGAGCAATACCTGTGAGTTCGGTGGATGCTGAAATTGCCGACATAATAAGTCCGGGAAGTTCATCAGGCTGTGAAAGTTTTACCCCTGCAGTTTCCCTCAAGAACCAGGGCAGCAGTAGCATTACTTCGGCTCAACTAGCTGTCTTTTTGGATGATGTCTATGATCATTCTTTTACCTGGAATGGAAGCATAAGTGCGGGAGCGACAGAGACCATCAATCTGAGTAGTCTCACTGCAGGAGTCGGTTCTCATAATATCAAAATCTATTTACAAAATGTGAATGGAGTTAGCGGAGATGGATATGCCCAAAACGATACCTCCAGTATTTGTTTTGAGATTTATACTCCCGGAAGCTCCTTCCCTTATTGTCAGGATTTCGAATCTATTTCAGAAGCTCCTGCAAATTGGAGTGAAGAAAATATCAGTGGTAGTAATCTCTGGAGCACCTTTACGGCTGGTACGGGCTGTAGTGCTGATTTGGGTAGTACGGCTTATTACCTCGACAACTGGAATTCCTATTATCCCGGAACAGGAACTAGTCTGGATCTTTTCCTCAATAGCATGGACCTAAGTAATCTGCAGGATGCCAAGCTTTATTATACACGCTCCTACAAAGCCTCTTATTCCAACCGGCAGCTTTCCATGGAAATCGCTATTTCTACAGATTGCGGACAAAGCTATAGTACGATTCAAAGTCTGAATAACTCTCAATTAGCAACATCTTCAGGTTTTGAGTATTTCCTCGGCTGGGAACCGACAGCCTGTGATGATTGGACTACCGACAGTTTGGACTTAAGTGCTTATGTCGGAGGAAATGTCATGATTAGGTTTCGGGCGAATATACAGGCCTATTATGCACAAAATCTTTACCTGGACAATGTATGTGTGAAAGGAACAGCTACGGCTAGCTGTAATGGCCTGGAGTTGAGCATCGGTTCAACAGATGAAACCTGTAACAATGCCAATGGCTCTGCTACGGTTCAGGTTGCTGATGGAACAGCTCCATATACCTATAACTGGAATAGCCAGCCGGCCCAGACAGGAGCCACAGCCACAGCTCTGGCCGCAGGGAACTATCAGGTTATTGTAGAAGATAATATTGGATGTAAAGATACCGCACAGGTAGTCATTAGCAATACAGGCAGCCTCCCAACAGCTGGCTTCAATTTCTTTAGTTCGGATTTGGATATGACCATCAGCAATACCAGTAGTAGCAGCACCAATATGAGTTTTAGCTGGCACTTTGGAGATGGAAATTCCTCGACCGATACAAATCCCAACCATACTTATGCCGGACCAGGAACGTATACAGTTTGCTTATTAGCGACCAATGATTGTGGAACGGATACTTTATGTAGGGATATTACCCTCAACTGTCCGAAGCCGGATGCAGGTTATACTTACAGTGCAAATGAACTCCAAGTTAGTTTTCAGGAAGGCAGCATTAGGTCTACTTCCTTTAGCTGGGACTTTGGGGATGGCAATACTTCTACAGATGCCGATCCCAATCACAGCTATGCTTTGCCCGGCACATATACTGTTTGTCTGGTAGCGATCAGTATTTGCGGAACGGATACCTTTTGTCAGGATATCACAGTAAGCTGTCCGGGACCAGAAGCAGATTTCAGTTATCAGGCAACTAATCTGGAAGTCAGCTTCAGCGATCTTTCAGTAGAAGCAGAAAGTATCAGCTGGCATTTTGGAGATGGCAGTACTTCTACACTGACAAATCCTGTTCATAGGTATGATAGTGTGGGTAGCTATGAAGTTTGTCTGATCGTAAGCAATCTTTGTGGAAATGATACGATTTGCCAAACTGTAGAAGTCGATTGTCCACTTCCTACTGCAGCATTCGGATACGATGCCTCACAATTGAATGTGATTTTTCTGAATCAAAGCAGTTTTTCGACTTCCTATATATGGGACTTTGGAGATGGAAACACCTCCAATCTCCCCAGGCCTTTCCACAGTTTTGAGCTTCCCGGCACATATAACGTTTGCCAAACAGTATTTAATGATTGTGGGCAAGACAGCATTTGTCAAACTGTTGTAGTTTCTTGTCCAGGGCCTCAGGCTGCCTTTAGTTATGATTTGAATGGATTGAGTTTGACTCTTTTCAATAATTCCAGCTCTAATGCAGAATACAACTGGGACTTTGGAGATGGCAATACTTCCAAAGATTTTGAACCCCTTCATACTTTCGACAGCATAGGGATCTATATGGTCAGTCTGGAAACGTCTACGATTTGTGGAGCCGATACCAGTAGTTTGGAAATTGAAGTGAGTTCAGCGACAAGTATCTCTCCAGAGCAGTTGCTAGGGGTTTCTGTTTATCCCAATCCTAGTCAGGGTATATTCTTCCTGGAAATTGAAGAAGTGAAAGCGGACCGATTAGAGATTCAGGTAAATGATATCAGAGGCAGGGTAGTATTGGATAAAGCTGTGGACTCATTTTCATCCAAAACCAAAGAACAAATCGACCTTAGCGGGAATCCTGAGGGAATCTATTTCCTCAATGTTCAAGCGGGTAAAAAACGATTTGTCCAGAAAATTAGTTTGAGAAAATAA
- a CDS encoding acetyl-CoA C-acyltransferase — protein sequence MKRSSKEVWLVSGRRTPFVKIDREFKEIGAIALSVPVVQQMIQEQGVDPDFLIWGTVAPNLGYSNLGREIIMDAGLDQRIPAFSTVMACSTSMLAAIEAASMVDEDGLALVGGVESMSRVQLGLNQNLSDWLRRLFQSRTFSDRVNQLGQLRLGDVKLHIPSVSNRTTGLSMGEHSEITAKRLGIQRAPQDEIALKSHQNYFKGKETGFFDDLLIELEGVKEDKIPRATTNLEKLAKLRPVFDRSETGTLTAGNSSLLTDGAAGLWVAGKEGLGRLGKNQHAVKVLDWETAGVNIEEDGLLMATTYAIPRILERHQLRFDEVDLWEIHEAFASQILANVQLIESEDHLKKVGTNFEFGDFPWDRLNPNGGSISIGHPFGATGARILSQAVKELAAMGPGKKAIVSVCADGGLGTVMLLES from the coding sequence ATGAAAAGATCTTCAAAAGAAGTTTGGTTGGTTTCGGGTCGGAGAACCCCTTTTGTAAAAATCGACCGCGAGTTTAAAGAGATTGGGGCAATAGCCCTCTCTGTTCCTGTAGTTCAGCAGATGATACAGGAGCAGGGAGTCGATCCCGATTTTCTCATCTGGGGTACTGTTGCCCCAAATTTAGGATATAGCAATCTGGGCCGTGAGATTATTATGGATGCTGGATTGGATCAGCGAATTCCTGCATTTAGTACGGTCATGGCCTGTAGTACCAGTATGCTGGCGGCTATTGAAGCAGCTTCCATGGTTGACGAGGATGGACTGGCATTGGTCGGGGGTGTTGAAAGTATGAGCCGGGTACAATTAGGGCTCAATCAAAACCTCTCAGACTGGCTGCGTCGCTTGTTTCAGTCCCGAACCTTTTCAGATCGAGTCAATCAGTTGGGACAATTGAGATTGGGGGATGTCAAACTCCATATCCCAAGTGTATCCAATAGAACTACCGGTTTAAGTATGGGCGAACATTCGGAGATTACCGCTAAAAGATTGGGGATTCAAAGGGCGCCACAGGACGAAATTGCCCTAAAAAGTCATCAAAACTATTTCAAGGGAAAGGAAACGGGCTTTTTTGATGATCTGCTGATAGAGTTGGAGGGTGTGAAAGAAGATAAGATTCCTCGCGCTACCACCAATCTGGAAAAGTTGGCCAAGCTAAGACCGGTATTTGATCGCTCGGAAACAGGTACCCTTACTGCGGGTAATTCTTCATTGTTGACAGATGGTGCAGCAGGACTTTGGGTCGCGGGTAAAGAAGGCCTAGGGCGATTAGGCAAAAACCAACATGCTGTCAAGGTATTGGATTGGGAGACTGCTGGTGTAAATATCGAAGAGGATGGTTTGCTTATGGCGACAACCTATGCGATCCCTCGGATTTTGGAGCGGCATCAGCTGAGATTTGATGAAGTGGATTTATGGGAAATCCATGAAGCTTTTGCTTCACAGATTCTCGCCAATGTCCAATTGATTGAGTCTGAAGATCATTTGAAGAAAGTCGGGACGAATTTTGAATTCGGTGATTTCCCCTGGGATCGACTCAATCCAAATGGTGGAAGTATTTCTATAGGCCATCCATTCGGAGCTACCGGTGCTCGCATACTAAGCCAGGCCGTCAAGGAATTGGCAGCAATGGGCCCTGGCAAAAAAGCGATTGTCAGTGTATGTGCAGATGGGGGTTTGGGAACCGTGATGTTGCTGGAAAGCTAG